The following are encoded in a window of Lynx canadensis isolate LIC74 chromosome B1, mLynCan4.pri.v2, whole genome shotgun sequence genomic DNA:
- the TMA16 gene encoding translation machinery-associated protein 16, with amino-acid sequence MPKALKGKLVGREKKVIHPYSRKAAQITREAHKQEKKEKLKNEKALRLNLIGEKLQWFQSHLDPQKAGYSKKDACELIERYLNRFSSELEQIELHNSIKDRQGRRHCSRETVIKQTMERERQQYEGYGLEIPDIVNAGNLKTFREWDLDLKKLPTIKMRKICANDAVPKKCKKKTIITVDKDLGELELKDESSDSDEEMTAVA; translated from the exons ATG CCTAAAGCCCTAAAGGGAAAACTTGTAGGACGGGAAAAAAAGGTCATCCATCCATATAGTAGAAAAGCAGCTCAAATTACAAGAGAAGcccataaacaagaaaaaaaggaaaa attgAAGAATGAAAAGGCATTGCGTCTCAACCTTATTG GTGAAAAACTCCAGTGGTTTCAAAGTCATCTTGATCCCCAAAAAGCAGGATATTCAAAGAAAGATGCTTGTGAATTAATTGAAAG GTATTTAAATCGATTCAGCAGTGAACTAGAGCAGATTGAATTACATAACAGCATCAAAGACAGGCAGGGAAGGCGGCACTGTTCCCGGGAGACAGTCATCAAGCAGACAATGGAGCGTGAGCGGCAGCAGTATGAAGGATATGGTCTTG agATTCCAGACATTGTAAATGCAGGTAATCTGAAAACTTTTAG GGAGTGGGATTTGGATCTGAAGAAATTGCCAaccattaaaatgagaaaaatttgtGCTAATGATGCAGTTCCCAAGAAGTGCAAGAAGAAAACTATTATAACCGTAGACAAAGATTTAGGGGAATTGGAACTAAAAGATGAATCCAGTGACTCAGATGAGGAAATGACTGCAGTGGCCTAA